The following are encoded together in the Triticum dicoccoides isolate Atlit2015 ecotype Zavitan chromosome 6B, WEW_v2.0, whole genome shotgun sequence genome:
- the LOC119325888 gene encoding uncharacterized protein LOC119325888, with protein MGKKLSKVDGARCRRHRRQGEQGVCPLCLRERLSRLSPSATLPSVLAREASSCCSDSDSDSEASSTEASTGASSGSASPGFHREIKRAARPSLLMRHERVVAVDGDEVVLVMRRRRERPATSFWAKLLRAATGGKKAVDGCSVAHSRTMKAADGSSADATKWIIF; from the coding sequence ATGGGCAAGAAGCTGAGCAAGGTCGACGGCGCGCGGTGCAGGCGGCACCGGCGGCAGGGGGAGCAAGGGGTGTGCCCGCTCTGCCTGCGGGAGCGCCTGTCCCGCCTCTCGCCCTCGGCGACGCTGCCGTCCGTCCTCGCGCGCGAGGCCTCCTCCTGCTGCTCGGACTCGGACTCGGACTCGGAGGCGTCGTCCACGGAGGCGTCCACCGGCGCGTCGTCGGGGTCCGCGAGCCCCGGGTTCCACCGGGAGATCAAGCGCGCCGCGAGGCCGTCGCTGCTGATGCGGCACGAGCGGGTGGTGGCCGTGGACGGCGACGAGGTGGTGCTGGTGATGAGAAGGAGGAGGGAAAGGCCGGCGACAAGCTTCTGGGCGAAGTTGCTGCGCGCGGCGACCGGGGGTAAGAAGGCCGTCGATGGGTGCTCGGTCGCGCACTCCAGGACGATGAAGGCCGCCGACGGGAGCAGCGCCGATGCCACGAAGTGGATCATATTCTAA